DNA from Deltaproteobacteria bacterium:
GTAATGGGGGCGGAAATCACGGAACAGACATTACACCGGGTCGTCGGTGGCCCGGCGTGAAATCGACCGTCAGACCGCCATTACCGACAGGTGCTTCGCCTTCCCGTAGGCAAGTATCCTCTTGTCCCGGGTCAGCAGGATCGCCCCTTCCCGGCGGGCGGTGGCGACGATAATACGGTCGGCCGGATCGCCGTGGAATGTCCCCGGCAGACGACTGCTCTCCACGGCGATTTCCGGCGCCAGGGGGACCAATGCGATTCCCGGCGCGCCCAACGCCTCATTGACCCACGCCATGCAGTCTTTGGACAGGCGGATCCGGCCCTTCGCTTCGAGCATCGCCACTTCCCACACCGAGATGGCGGATATTCGTACAAGTCCTTGAGATGCCGCTTCTTCCATGACCCTGACGCCGGAAGGCTTCATGTCCCCTTCCCCGCTCATGAGCCAGAGCCACACGTGAGTATCGAGGAGCAGGACACGTTCAGTTTTCGGCATCCCACTTCTCGCCCAAGGGTGAGATGACGTCTCCGACTATCGTGATCGTGTTCTTCATGAAACCGTGGATTTCAACCGGCGTCTCCTCGTAAGGAACGAGCCTCGCGACCGGCTTTCCCCGCTTGGTTATTACAACTTCCCCGTGACGGGACTTTACCTCGTCCATCAGCTTCAGGCACTTCGCCTTGAATTGTCCCGCGGAGATCTTCATCGAATATCCCTCATGAATGGTCACATAACCATGGTCATATTACCATCCAGGAATCGACGCGTCAATCCGGCTTCGGCCTTTTGCCGGCCCCGCCCCCGGCCGGCATTTTCAACCGGAGATCATCGCGAGGCGTGGAGGGAACACTGCGCGGGGATACGGGTTTAATAATATGTCGCCATAGCATCACTGCCTAACAGGCGACGGAAGAAAAGTACGGAGGAACAAAATATATGCCTAATATCAAGCAGTTGATAGCGGCGCCAGTGTTTGCGGTCATTCTGTCGGTTTTTTCGGCCGCGGACGCGTCCGCCGGGAGCAGCTTCGGTTTCAGCTTAAGTTACAGCGTTCCTTACTACTACCCATACGATTTCCGGGCGACGTACGGGTGGCGGGACGGCCACGCCCCATACGGCCATTGGTCGGGCGATCGCCACCATTATCGTTCAGGCTGGGGCGGACATCATTACCGGAATTACGACAGGCATTATTACAGGCACCATGATCAGTATGGCCACCGGCATTGGCGTGGGTACGGACGCTGGTAAGAGTTGAAGCGGGTTATTGCAGGAGCATATGGACAAGACCGGCGGCCGCCCCACCGAGCACCAGCCATGTCGCATTGACTTCGTACCGGATGAGAAGGACCGCCGAAACGAGCCCGATCGCGACTGACTGCGGGTCCACAAACGAGGCGCGGCCCAACTGCCAGGTCACCGCGGCCATGAGGCCCAGCGAGGCGACGTTGACGCCGTCCAGAAACCGCCCCGCCGTGGCCGACCCCCGCAACCGTTGAACGAAAGGAAAAGAAGCGGCGACGAAAATAAAGGAAGGCAGAAAGATGCCGAGGGTCGCAAGCAGCGCCCCCGGCATGCCTCCGAGCAGGTAACCGATGAACGTTGCCGTCGTGAAGACAGGTCCGGGCGTCACCTGGCCGATGGCAACTGCGTCGAGTAACTGCCGGTCGGTGAGCCAACCGAGGCGGACGACGAAATCGGCGCGCAGGAAAGCGAGCAGGACGTAGCCGCTGCCGTACAAAACGGCCCCTATTTTCAGAAACACAAGGAACAACACCGGCAGGCTGAACGGCACGACACCGAGAGCGGGCAAACCCGATCCGGCGAAAAGCGCAAAGAAACCCGCTACGTCACCCTTTCCCATCCGGCGGATGCTCGCGGCGAACAGTACGGCGAACCCTCCGGCGAACAGCAAGACGATCTCGTTGGCACCGAGGAAATAGAGCACAAGTACGGCAATCCCGACTGCAGCCGTCAGCGGGCCTTTGACCGCTTTTCGCCCAAGGTCCCAAAGCGCCTTTGCAATTATGGCGATGATGACGGGCTTTATGCCGTACAGGGCCGAACCGATTTCGGGAATGGAACCGAAGCGTACATAAGCCCATGCAAGTGCCGTCACGACGAGAACAGCGGGCAGAATGAAGCAGAGGCCTCCGAGTATCAGGCCCGCCCATCCCGCGCGCAGGAAGCCGAGATGAATCGCCATTTCCGTGGAATTCGGCCCCGGGATGAGGTTCGTGGCGCCGAGCAGGTCGAGGAAGCGCTGGTTATCCAGCCATTTCCTTCGATTGACGACCTCCGCATGCATCATGGATATGTGCGCCGCGGGACCGCCGAAGGCGGTGATGCCGAGCCGCAGGAAGTATCCGGCCACTTCCGCCAGTCTTCCCGGCGGGAAACGGGCTGCCAAAGGACTGCCCCCCCTTTTTCATCTTTTCCTTTTCCCGCGCGAGACTTCGCCTCGAAGTTCCTCGAGCTGCGACAGGATGATATCGAGGACATCACGCCCCTTGTCGGTCAGGTAGTAGCTTTTCCGGGCGTGGAGGCCCCCCTTGGCGGCCGTCACGCAACGCAGCCAGCCGTTGCGTTCCATCCGGCGAAGCATCGGGTACATTGTCCCCGGGCTGACCTCGTAGCCATGCCGGCGCAACTCCTGTAGCATCCACTGCCCTACGACCGGTTCCTTCCCGGCGTGATGCAGGATGTGAACTTTCCAGAAGCTGAATAATATTTCCCGCGTGATCGTCTTCATTTCCTGCTTCATGATGAATATCGTAGACGATTATCGTAATATCGTCAATCCGACGAGATATAATGATTTGCCGGACCAACCATTAGATATGGCTGGTAATGCGCGGAAATACCAGGTTCTACGGAAATACCTATGAGACGATTTCGATCGATCAAGGAAAGGGATCGAATGACCGGCCCAGCCCCCGCGTCGAACGACCGGCAGTACGCGGTCTGCAACACGTGCACGATCATGCTCGTCGCGTTGTGCTACGAGCGTGTCCGGTGGTTTCGCGTGTTGCGTGAACCGCTGCTGCTTGGGATGCGGGTTTTGTCACGGTGGCACCGGATCGACCCGCGAAACTTTCGGGTTCGAACCGAAAGCTGTTACGGGTGCATTCGCTTCATGAAGGAATCGCTGAAGGAGAAATCGTACGTTGCGCGGCGGGTGAACGACCTCATAAACCCGATGTTCAATCGTATCCGTGATTCCATCGTAACCGAGGAAGAAATCGCGGAAGCCAAACGCTTGGCGCGCGAAGCCACGCATCCCCCGGAATAGCGCCTTTTCCCGCCAAAAGCCCCTGAAACGTTTTCAGGAACCGTGAATCATAACAATTGAAATTTGCATTTCCCGTTAATCAGGAATATATGCTGTTAACAATTTCGTGTCACCGGTAATGCAGGCAAAACCTGCCCGAGAGTCCTTAACCCGCATTTCTCACCAGGGTTCGTAGCGAGGCGGTGGAGACGGGTATGGCTACAGGGCGCCGCGACCGAGGGCAACGCAGTAGACATGGCCGTATCCGCCGCGTGAGGAGCGATTAAAGAACATGCAGAACCGTTTTTAGAGGAAAACGCGCTCGATGGAGACCGCACTCCGCATCCGGACATTCGTGAGACGGATATCCGAAAATATATCGGCGCTCCTCAGGAGCCGAAGCGTTCCCTGGAAGATCGCTCTCGTATACGCCGTTGTCGGGGTGACATGGCTCCTGTGCGAACATTACCTGCTCGGCGGTCTTGCAGCGCTCAAGGACATCCTTTACCTCCTCGCATCCGCCTTGCTGCTTTATAAAATCAGCGAATACTGGGTGGGCGTCATCCGGCGGCAGGAAATCGAGCTTGGATCGATCCGGGAACGCATCCGCATCGTGGAACACTTCAGGCAGATGTTCGAGCAGAATGAAGAACCCATCCTGCTTTTCGAGCCGGGGACCGCCCGAATCCAGGATGCAAATCCCGCTGCTGAAGCTCTATATGGATATACCCGGCAGGAAATGACAGTGAAGGGACCCTCCCTGTTCGTCGTACCGGTCGAGCTGCCGGAATTAGAGAAACGGATATCGGGCATAGACGAACATCGGCGGCTCGTCCTTGACAGGGTCCGGCACATCCGCAGGGACGGGGAAAATATCATCGTGTCGGTCCGCGGGAAGTCCATCCGACTGCTGGAGGGCGGCAGCATCAGCTACTGCACGTTCCGCGACGTCACGGAGAGAATCCGGATGGAAAACGAGGCCATCACTCGACAGGCGCAGTTGATTCACGCCAGCAGGATGGCGGCGCTCGGAACAATCGTCTCAGGCGTGGCGCACGAGATCAACAATCCGAACAACCTGATAATGTTCAACGCGCCCATGATAGGCAAGGCCTGGCGGGACGCCGAGCCTGTCCTCGAGAAGTTCCACCAGGAAAACGGCGATTTCCTCCTGGGCGGTCTCCCCTTTTCCGAAATGAGGGAGATCGTTCCCAAGCTGGTCGACGGAATCTCGGGCGGGTCCGCAAGGATCCGCAACATCGTGGGGACGCTGAAGGAGTTCGCGCGACAGGATACCCGGAAACAGGATTGCCGGGTCAGCGCAAACGACGTCGTGAAAAACGCCGCCGCGATACTGAACCACGAAATAACGAAAAAGTGCCGGAATTTCCGCGTCTCTTACGACGAGTCCGATCCGGCGGTCCAGGGATGCTCCCAGCAGCTGGAACAGGTCGTCGTCAACCTGATCATGAACTCGCTGCAGGCGTTGCGGGACAAAAACCGCGCGATACGCATCTCGACCTCCTTCGACCGCCGCGAGGGGAAAACCGGGATCTGCGTCGAGGACGAAGGTGAAGGGATGTCCGAAGATGTGATAAAGCGTCTTTCCGAGCCGTTCTTCTCCACGAGGTCGGAGGAAGGGGGCCTGGGTTTGGGCCTCTCCATATCCTTTTCCATCATCAAGGAGCACGGCGGAACCATCGAATACCGTTCCGAGGCGGGCAAGGGGACCGCCGCCCGCATTATCCTCCCGGCTGCGCCGGAATCGCTCGAACACCAATGCCGGAAGTCGGAGGTGCGGATTCTCAGATGATGGAACCGGATGACACGCGGAGTTCACTTTGCCGACCCGTCCTGCTCGTGGACGACGACCCGGCGTTTCTGCTTTCCTCCCAGGTGACGCTCCGTTCATCCGGGATCTCACCTGTCGAAACGATCAACGACAGCAGGCACGTTCTCCCTTTCCTGTCGGAACGGGAAGCATCCATCGTCGTGCTCGATCTCACCATGCCGCATATCGGCGGAACGGAGATCCTCGAAAAAATCAAGGCGGAGTTCCCGCACATTCCCGTTATCGTGTCGACCGCCCAGTGCGAGGTCGATGTGGCGGTAACCTGCATGAAGGGCGGCGCCTTCGATTACCTGGTCAAGCCGATGGAAAGCAGCCGGTTTGTCTCGAGCGTTTCCCGGGCGCTCGAGCTTCATGGTCTCAGGCAGGAGGTCTCTTCGCTGAAAAAAAGCCTTCTTTCCTCCCGGTTGGAGGATGAGGCGGCATTTGCTGAAATCCTCACGCGAAGCGGTAAGATGCGGGCGATCTTCCGGTACGTCGAAGCCATCGCTCCGTCCGGCCAGCCCGTGCTCGTTACCGGCGAAACGGGGGTGGGAAAGGAGCTGATCGCCAAGGCGGTACACGACCGGAGCGGCTGCAAGGGTGCGTTCGTCCCGGTCAACGCTGCCGGACTCGAC
Protein-coding regions in this window:
- a CDS encoding type II toxin-antitoxin system VapC family toxin, which gives rise to MPKTERVLLLDTHVWLWLMSGEGDMKPSGVRVMEEAASQGLVRISAISVWEVAMLEAKGRIRLSKDCMAWVNEALGAPGIALVPLAPEIAVESSRLPGTFHGDPADRIIVATARREGAILLTRDKRILAYGKAKHLSVMAV
- a CDS encoding type II toxin-antitoxin system Phd/YefM family antitoxin; this encodes MKISAGQFKAKCLKLMDEVKSRHGEVVITKRGKPVARLVPYEETPVEIHGFMKNTITIVGDVISPLGEKWDAEN
- the chrA gene encoding chromate efflux transporter gives rise to the protein MAARFPPGRLAEVAGYFLRLGITAFGGPAAHISMMHAEVVNRRKWLDNQRFLDLLGATNLIPGPNSTEMAIHLGFLRAGWAGLILGGLCFILPAVLVVTALAWAYVRFGSIPEIGSALYGIKPVIIAIIAKALWDLGRKAVKGPLTAAVGIAVLVLYFLGANEIVLLFAGGFAVLFAASIRRMGKGDVAGFFALFAGSGLPALGVVPFSLPVLFLVFLKIGAVLYGSGYVLLAFLRADFVVRLGWLTDRQLLDAVAIGQVTPGPVFTTATFIGYLLGGMPGALLATLGIFLPSFIFVAASFPFVQRLRGSATAGRFLDGVNVASLGLMAAVTWQLGRASFVDPQSVAIGLVSAVLLIRYEVNATWLVLGGAAAGLVHMLLQ
- a CDS encoding helix-turn-helix transcriptional regulator, giving the protein MKQEMKTITREILFSFWKVHILHHAGKEPVVGQWMLQELRRHGYEVSPGTMYPMLRRMERNGWLRCVTAAKGGLHARKSYYLTDKGRDVLDIILSQLEELRGEVSRGKRKR
- a CDS encoding nitroreductase, whose amino-acid sequence is MTGPAPASNDRQYAVCNTCTIMLVALCYERVRWFRVLREPLLLGMRVLSRWHRIDPRNFRVRTESCYGCIRFMKESLKEKSYVARRVNDLINPMFNRIRDSIVTEEEIAEAKRLAREATHPPE
- a CDS encoding PAS domain S-box protein, with amino-acid sequence METALRIRTFVRRISENISALLRSRSVPWKIALVYAVVGVTWLLCEHYLLGGLAALKDILYLLASALLLYKISEYWVGVIRRQEIELGSIRERIRIVEHFRQMFEQNEEPILLFEPGTARIQDANPAAEALYGYTRQEMTVKGPSLFVVPVELPELEKRISGIDEHRRLVLDRVRHIRRDGENIIVSVRGKSIRLLEGGSISYCTFRDVTERIRMENEAITRQAQLIHASRMAALGTIVSGVAHEINNPNNLIMFNAPMIGKAWRDAEPVLEKFHQENGDFLLGGLPFSEMREIVPKLVDGISGGSARIRNIVGTLKEFARQDTRKQDCRVSANDVVKNAAAILNHEITKKCRNFRVSYDESDPAVQGCSQQLEQVVVNLIMNSLQALRDKNRAIRISTSFDRREGKTGICVEDEGEGMSEDVIKRLSEPFFSTRSEEGGLGLGLSISFSIIKEHGGTIEYRSEAGKGTAARIILPAAPESLEHQCRKSEVRILR